From the genome of Litorilinea aerophila, one region includes:
- a CDS encoding AAA family ATPase, giving the protein MDLFDHAYQERQKKEAPLAARMRPRTLDEFVGQEHIVGPGRLLRRAIQADQLGSLIFYGPPGTGKTTLAQVIANTTRAHFIALNAVLSGVKEIREAIAEAQERATLHGQRTILFVDEVHRFNKAQQDALLPWVENGTVIFIGATTENPYFEVNKALVSRSRIFQLTPLGPEHLRAIVRQALTDPERGYGQLRVRLDDDALAHLVDVANGDARGVLNALELAVETTEPGPDGTIHITLEIAEESIQRRAVLYDKEGDYHFDTISAFIKSLRGSDPDAALYWMARMVYAGESPRFIFRRMLIFASEDVGLADPNAIQVVVACANAFEQVGLPEGRFHLAQAALYLATAPKSNSTMAFFDALATVEQEADSGVPRHLRDSSRDAEGFGHGEGYLYPHAYRDHWVAQQYLPSSLQGKVFYQPSDQGYEAHIRATVARRREAQLAAMLEVDQGGAPLEMLTFSARDPARERWLQRTISSAGARLGHLRDRVLDAAGLARHSVVLDIRAGSGLLTWEAVRRTPEGGVYALARRPEDAAALQQQAAHLDPVERPQILTGDVGQLPQLLADEPALRFDAIVGYNGLLDQADKAQAVALLAERLAAEGTVSLAERIPRHTQRLYRLVDLSELEPGLARRLEEAEEAIYARPDDPLVNWDAADLAGLWEATGFAVELREEEETGEVRVTPGVLNRWFTAGETGRPSYAAHLSARLTPEEIARVRELFQRQLLNQTVPWHSRVLYLMARRRRT; this is encoded by the coding sequence GACCAGCTGGGCAGCCTCATCTTCTACGGGCCGCCCGGCACCGGCAAGACCACCCTGGCCCAGGTGATCGCCAACACCACCCGGGCCCACTTCATCGCCCTCAACGCGGTGCTTTCCGGCGTGAAGGAGATCCGGGAGGCCATCGCCGAAGCCCAGGAGCGGGCTACCCTCCACGGCCAGCGCACCATCCTCTTTGTGGACGAGGTACACCGCTTCAACAAAGCTCAGCAGGACGCGCTCCTGCCCTGGGTGGAAAACGGCACTGTCATCTTCATCGGCGCCACCACGGAAAACCCCTACTTCGAGGTCAACAAGGCGCTGGTCAGCCGCAGCCGTATCTTTCAACTGACGCCCCTGGGGCCGGAACATCTCCGCGCCATCGTGCGCCAGGCCCTGACAGACCCGGAGCGGGGCTACGGCCAGCTTCGGGTCCGCCTGGACGACGACGCGCTGGCGCATCTGGTGGACGTGGCCAACGGTGATGCCCGGGGGGTGCTCAACGCGCTGGAGCTGGCCGTGGAGACCACAGAGCCCGGCCCAGACGGCACCATCCACATCACCCTGGAGATCGCCGAGGAATCCATCCAGCGCCGGGCCGTGCTCTACGACAAAGAAGGCGATTACCATTTCGACACCATCAGCGCCTTCATCAAGAGCCTGCGGGGCAGCGACCCCGACGCCGCGCTCTACTGGATGGCCCGCATGGTCTATGCCGGCGAGTCTCCCCGCTTCATCTTCCGGCGCATGCTCATTTTCGCCAGCGAGGACGTGGGCCTGGCCGATCCCAACGCCATCCAGGTGGTGGTGGCCTGCGCCAACGCCTTTGAGCAGGTGGGCCTGCCCGAGGGTCGCTTCCACCTGGCCCAGGCAGCCCTCTACCTGGCCACCGCGCCCAAGTCCAACAGCACCATGGCCTTCTTCGACGCCCTGGCCACCGTGGAGCAGGAGGCCGACAGCGGCGTGCCCCGACACCTGCGAGACAGCAGCCGGGACGCGGAGGGCTTCGGCCATGGGGAGGGCTACCTCTACCCCCACGCCTACCGGGACCACTGGGTGGCCCAACAGTATCTGCCCAGCTCCCTCCAGGGCAAGGTCTTCTACCAGCCATCAGACCAGGGTTACGAGGCCCACATCCGCGCCACCGTGGCCCGACGGCGGGAGGCGCAACTGGCGGCCATGCTGGAGGTGGACCAGGGCGGAGCGCCCCTGGAGATGCTCACCTTCTCCGCCCGGGATCCGGCCCGGGAACGCTGGCTGCAGCGCACCATCTCCAGCGCAGGCGCCCGGTTGGGCCACCTACGCGATCGGGTCCTGGATGCAGCCGGGCTGGCCCGGCACAGTGTAGTGCTGGACATCCGGGCAGGCAGCGGCCTGCTCACCTGGGAGGCCGTGCGGCGGACGCCAGAGGGCGGCGTCTACGCGCTGGCCCGCCGGCCCGAGGACGCCGCCGCACTCCAGCAACAGGCAGCCCACCTGGATCCCGTGGAGCGGCCCCAGATCCTGACAGGCGATGTGGGCCAGCTTCCCCAGCTGCTGGCCGATGAACCGGCCCTGCGCTTTGACGCCATCGTGGGCTACAACGGCCTGCTGGATCAGGCCGATAAAGCCCAGGCTGTGGCCCTGCTGGCGGAGCGGCTGGCGGCAGAGGGCACCGTCAGCCTGGCCGAGCGCATCCCCCGCCACACCCAGCGCCTGTACAGGCTGGTCGACCTGTCAGAGCTGGAGCCAGGGCTGGCCCGGCGCCTGGAGGAGGCCGAAGAGGCCATCTACGCCCGCCCGGACGATCCCCTGGTGAACTGGGATGCCGCCGATCTGGCGGGCCTTTGGGAAGCAACCGGTTTTGCCGTGGAGCTACGGGAAGAGGAAGAGACGGGCGAGGTGCGGGTGACGCCAGGTGTGTTGAACCGCTGGTTCACGGCGGGGGAAACGGGCCGCCCCAGCTACGCCGCGCATCTGTCAGCCCGGCTCACCCCAGAGGAAATCGCCCGGGTGCGGGAACTCTTCCAGCGACAACTCCTCAACCAGACGGTCCCCTGGCACAGCCGGGTCCTCTACCTGATGGCCCGGCGTCGTCGGACCTGA
- a CDS encoding DegT/DnrJ/EryC1/StrS family aminotransferase: MAIAEPIPLVDLRAQYLALKDEIDAAVARVLDSGWYILGQEVRAFEAEFAAFCQPPDGAAPGCVAVNSGTDALHLALRACGVQPGDQVITVSHTAVATAAAIQLAGATPVFVDVDPETCTLDPKALADAVGPQTRAIVPVHLYGHPADLAPILAIAREAGIPVIEDCAQAHGAQYRGRPVGTWGDLGCFSFYPTKNLGALGDGGAVIGRDPELVERVRLLREYGWTPSSRYVSQVPGLNSRLDEIQAAILRVKLRHLRAWNEKRRELAAHYRTHLPAWVHRPVERPDSTHVYHLYVVRVPQRDRVQQHLRAKGIGTGIHYPVPVHQQPAYQAGAQVAHPLVHTERLAGEILSLPMHPMMTPTQVEQVATALADALPTIQS, encoded by the coding sequence ATGGCAATCGCTGAACCCATTCCCCTGGTGGATCTTCGGGCCCAGTACCTGGCCCTGAAGGACGAAATCGATGCCGCCGTGGCCCGGGTATTGGACAGCGGCTGGTACATCCTGGGACAAGAGGTGCGCGCCTTTGAGGCCGAGTTCGCCGCCTTTTGCCAGCCGCCGGACGGGGCGGCGCCTGGCTGTGTGGCCGTGAATTCCGGCACGGACGCCCTGCACCTGGCCCTGCGGGCCTGTGGCGTGCAGCCGGGCGACCAGGTCATCACCGTCTCCCACACCGCGGTGGCCACCGCGGCCGCCATCCAACTGGCCGGCGCCACGCCGGTCTTTGTGGACGTGGATCCGGAGACCTGCACCCTGGATCCCAAGGCCCTGGCCGACGCTGTGGGGCCCCAAACTCGGGCCATCGTACCGGTTCATCTCTATGGCCACCCGGCCGACCTGGCACCCATCCTGGCCATCGCCCGGGAGGCCGGCATCCCCGTCATCGAAGATTGCGCCCAGGCCCACGGCGCCCAGTACCGGGGGCGGCCCGTGGGGACGTGGGGCGACCTGGGCTGTTTCTCCTTCTACCCCACCAAAAACCTGGGCGCGCTGGGGGATGGCGGCGCGGTGATCGGCCGGGATCCGGAGCTGGTGGAACGGGTGCGCCTGCTCCGGGAGTATGGCTGGACGCCATCCAGCCGCTACGTCTCCCAGGTGCCCGGCCTGAACAGCCGCCTGGATGAGATCCAGGCGGCCATCCTGCGGGTGAAGCTGCGCCATCTGCGGGCCTGGAACGAGAAGCGCCGGGAGCTGGCTGCCCACTACCGGACCCACCTGCCGGCCTGGGTTCATCGGCCCGTGGAGCGGCCGGATTCCACCCACGTCTACCACCTCTACGTGGTGCGGGTGCCCCAGCGAGATCGGGTGCAACAACATCTGCGGGCGAAGGGCATCGGCACGGGCATCCACTACCCGGTGCCTGTACATCAGCAGCCCGCCTACCAGGCCGGTGCGCAGGTAGCTCATCCCCTGGTTCACACCGAGCGGCTGGCCGGCGAAATTTTATCCCTGCCCATGCACCCCATGATGACCCCGACCCAGGTGGAGCAGGTGGCAACCGCCCTGGCGGATGCCCTTCCCACAATCCAGTCGTAG
- a CDS encoding DUF2079 domain-containing protein, with the protein MAAVSLARLLRKLLDALDIYRAALVMGVLLYVWIFTHLAWAQHAGLRTHKADLGQIDQAVWNSSRGRFVESTDYGFIASRLTDHVEPILALISPIYWVWDDVRALLLLQVLFVAVGAWPVYELALRQLDALLSPDRGARIWHLEPLRRLTRPLALSLAMAYLLAPQLQSAVLTEFHAAPLAAPFILWAFWAVERGRWYQFVLAALLVASVKEEMALLAAGLGAWAVWRLLLRRWSGAAARGTTVSWIALASALGVMVLSLAWFYLATFVIVPAHAATVYGVAASSYFQRYGALGDSPADILRSFFTRPELVWQIATEPARLAYLRGLLAPFGFLALLAPEILLLSAPLLLANLLSAYPAQYYGEFHYSAPLVPYVAVAAAYGLGRLWRILGRRLDRRSADFQHLPAASPLVMALMAFWRNSRLTLRPLLATLLCLWILGWALATYGQAGRGPLGGRYDPTPITTHARLLSRFLAQIPADAAVTATAAVHPHLSHRRFVYQFPIGLEPPSPEGSRAEWALLDVTTATDMAPGDVKARVEAMLAGEWGVVDGADGYLLLRKGDPDKQIPNAFYDFARAPRPSGDLPLDTSRLTLVSVAARDWPRWRQTTLELRWYVGPDFDPAAWPDLPQLEVWTPAGDRVYTLSDALPPALVWYPPDRWRPGETVRVTTLPLYLPRSWGVVIPPSEAVAIVPSLALAQSTEGTLVAAYRRMPGEGLVGLSKAEVESEAPEALLATLFGEPQAADSVTFQAGDGRLQAWAWLEEGPVWPGRDIHLWIQWRGQRWPDGYTVFVHVRRAGETVAQADGPPRLVVPLAAAELLPRQGFLHDWRAVPLPAHVQAGERLQVVVGLYDPVQGGRAMLALPDGQRVDAWVVGEIQVEAPPMPDQACALIPATCASQ; encoded by the coding sequence GTGGCTGCTGTATCCCTGGCTCGTCTGCTGCGAAAACTCCTGGACGCCCTGGACATCTACCGGGCGGCCCTGGTGATGGGCGTGCTTCTGTACGTCTGGATCTTCACCCATCTGGCCTGGGCACAGCATGCGGGCCTGCGTACCCACAAAGCCGACCTGGGTCAGATCGACCAGGCCGTCTGGAACAGCAGCCGGGGGCGCTTTGTGGAGAGCACTGACTATGGGTTTATCGCCAGCCGCCTGACCGACCATGTGGAGCCCATCCTGGCCCTGATCAGCCCCATCTACTGGGTGTGGGATGACGTGCGGGCCCTACTCCTGTTGCAGGTGCTCTTCGTGGCGGTGGGGGCCTGGCCGGTCTACGAGCTGGCCCTGCGCCAGCTGGATGCCCTGCTTTCCCCTGACCGTGGCGCCCGCATCTGGCATCTGGAGCCCCTGCGCCGCCTCACTCGCCCCCTGGCCCTGAGCCTGGCCATGGCCTACCTGCTGGCCCCCCAACTGCAGTCGGCCGTGTTGACCGAGTTCCACGCCGCGCCCCTGGCCGCGCCGTTCATCCTGTGGGCCTTCTGGGCTGTGGAGCGGGGACGCTGGTACCAGTTTGTCCTGGCTGCCCTGCTGGTGGCTTCGGTGAAGGAGGAGATGGCCCTGCTGGCGGCCGGGCTGGGGGCGTGGGCTGTGTGGCGGCTGCTGCTGAGGCGTTGGTCGGGCGCGGCTGCCCGGGGCACAACCGTTTCCTGGATTGCCCTGGCCAGCGCCCTGGGAGTGATGGTCCTCTCCCTGGCCTGGTTTTACCTGGCCACCTTCGTCATTGTCCCGGCCCACGCGGCCACGGTCTATGGCGTAGCCGCCAGCAGCTACTTTCAGCGCTATGGCGCCCTGGGCGACTCGCCGGCCGACATCCTCCGGAGCTTTTTCACCCGCCCAGAGCTGGTCTGGCAGATCGCCACCGAGCCGGCCCGCCTGGCCTACCTGCGGGGGCTGCTGGCCCCCTTCGGCTTCCTGGCCCTGCTGGCGCCGGAGATCCTGCTTCTCTCCGCGCCCCTGCTCCTGGCAAACCTGTTGAGCGCCTACCCCGCCCAATACTACGGCGAATTCCACTACAGCGCGCCCCTGGTGCCATATGTGGCAGTGGCTGCCGCGTATGGGCTGGGCCGCCTCTGGCGGATCCTGGGGCGCAGGCTGGATCGCCGCTCGGCGGACTTCCAGCATCTACCGGCGGCCAGCCCCCTGGTCATGGCGCTGATGGCCTTCTGGCGCAACTCCCGCCTGACCCTGCGGCCTCTGCTGGCCACGCTTCTCTGCCTGTGGATCCTGGGGTGGGCCCTGGCGACCTATGGCCAGGCCGGCCGTGGCCCCCTGGGCGGACGCTACGACCCCACGCCCATCACCACCCACGCCCGTTTGCTCAGTCGCTTCCTGGCCCAGATTCCGGCCGACGCGGCGGTGACCGCCACCGCCGCGGTCCATCCCCATCTCAGCCACCGTCGCTTCGTCTACCAGTTCCCCATCGGCCTGGAACCGCCGAGCCCAGAGGGCTCCCGGGCGGAGTGGGCCCTGCTGGATGTGACCACCGCCACGGACATGGCGCCGGGCGATGTCAAAGCCCGGGTGGAGGCCATGCTGGCAGGGGAGTGGGGCGTGGTGGATGGCGCCGATGGATACCTGCTCCTGCGCAAGGGCGACCCGGACAAGCAGATCCCCAACGCCTTCTACGACTTCGCCCGGGCGCCGCGCCCGTCCGGGGACCTCCCCCTGGACACAAGCCGGCTGACCCTGGTCTCGGTGGCGGCCCGGGATTGGCCTCGCTGGCGCCAGACAACCCTGGAGCTGCGCTGGTACGTGGGGCCCGATTTTGACCCCGCGGCCTGGCCCGACCTGCCCCAGCTGGAGGTGTGGACGCCAGCCGGCGACCGGGTGTACACCTTGAGCGACGCGCTGCCGCCGGCCCTGGTCTGGTACCCGCCGGATCGATGGCGGCCGGGGGAGACGGTGCGGGTGACCACCCTGCCCCTGTACCTGCCCCGGAGTTGGGGCGTGGTGATTCCGCCGTCCGAGGCAGTGGCCATTGTTCCCAGCCTGGCGCTGGCCCAGTCGACCGAAGGCACCCTGGTGGCCGCCTACCGGCGGATGCCGGGCGAGGGGCTGGTGGGGCTATCCAAAGCGGAGGTGGAAAGCGAGGCGCCCGAGGCGCTGCTGGCAACCCTGTTCGGTGAGCCCCAGGCGGCCGACAGCGTGACCTTCCAGGCAGGCGATGGGCGCCTGCAGGCCTGGGCCTGGTTGGAGGAAGGACCCGTCTGGCCCGGGCGGGACATCCACCTCTGGATCCAGTGGCGGGGGCAACGTTGGCCGGATGGCTACACCGTCTTCGTCCACGTGCGTCGGGCGGGAGAGACAGTCGCCCAGGCCGATGGTCCGCCCCGCCTGGTGGTTCCCCTGGCCGCCGCGGAGCTGTTGCCCCGTCAGGGGTTCCTGCACGACTGGCGGGCCGTTCCCTTGCCGGCCCACGTCCAGGCGGGGGAACGGTTACAGGTGGTCGTGGGCCTCTACGATCCCGTCCAGGGGGGGCGGGCTATGCTGGCATTGCCTGATGGCCAGAGGGTGGATGCGTGGGTAGTGGGAGAGATCCAGGTAGAGGCCCCGCCGATGCCCGATCAGGCCTGTGCCCTGATCCCGGCCACCTGTGCCAGCCAGTAG